In Yersinia enterocolitica subsp. enterocolitica, one DNA window encodes the following:
- a CDS encoding ogr/Delta-like zinc finger family protein: MMRCPVCRHASHTRSSRYLSEQTKEVYYQCQNLDCSCTFKTVESLDKIITRPPAQEIPAPVVIPPTVKRHTLGRYGDAFRHG; encoded by the coding sequence ATGATGCGTTGCCCGGTATGCAGACACGCTTCTCATACTCGTTCCAGCCGCTATTTGTCGGAACAGACCAAAGAAGTTTATTACCAGTGCCAGAACCTTGATTGTTCCTGCACCTTTAAGACAGTTGAAAGCCTCGACAAAATTATTACCCGGCCACCGGCGCAGGAAATCCCCGCCCCGGTAGTGATCCCCCCAACGGTAAAACGCCATACCCTAGGACGATATGGCGATGCATTCAGACACGGATAA
- a CDS encoding anti-phage dCTP deaminase produces MKINTLTKIKNNEHPSDSDSELVIGLVGAVGTDLEIIKNSIKERLTAFGYKTEEIRISTDIISMFRDIPAIQDNYEKISKFMTEGNNLRRISEDNSILSLAAAARINQKREKADGSPIPSPKKAYIINSLKHPDEVNTLRRIYTNGFYLIGVYADEKRRLDFLQKNKFINEENAKTLIERDSEEEDPWGQHTRDTYELSDFFINHTGSIDRINNDLWRILDLIFGNPYVTPTFDEYSMFMAFSASLRSGDLSRQVGAVLTKDKNIISTGANDVPKFGGGLYWPEYIDGEITDSEDGRDYKVGVDSNVKEKNIIIEDILKNVESEYRDELKKHLSESKIKYITEYGRVVHAEMEAILACARSNISTYDGILYCTTFPCHNCAKHIVASGIKRVVYIEPYPKSKAFDFHPDSISTPDKNHISERVIFEPFVGVGPRCFFNLFSISLGIGYKIKRKDNDGKVVEWDRRSGKLRMQMLPSSYIERESVSADIVAKLAEKLQNDQ; encoded by the coding sequence ATGAAAATAAATACATTAACAAAAATAAAAAACAATGAACATCCTAGTGATTCAGATTCGGAATTAGTTATTGGATTAGTTGGAGCAGTTGGGACTGATTTAGAAATAATTAAAAATTCCATTAAGGAAAGATTAACCGCATTTGGTTATAAAACAGAAGAAATAAGAATATCTACAGATATAATTTCTATGTTTAGAGATATTCCTGCTATTCAGGATAACTATGAAAAAATAAGTAAGTTCATGACAGAAGGAAATAATTTAAGAAGAATTAGTGAGGACAATTCAATTTTATCTCTTGCTGCTGCTGCAAGAATAAATCAAAAGCGAGAAAAAGCAGATGGTAGTCCAATTCCATCACCGAAAAAAGCATATATAATTAACTCATTAAAACACCCAGATGAAGTCAATACATTACGGAGAATTTACACTAATGGCTTTTATCTCATCGGTGTTTACGCAGATGAAAAGAGACGTTTAGACTTTTTACAAAAAAATAAATTTATCAATGAAGAAAATGCAAAAACTCTAATTGAACGAGACTCAGAAGAAGAAGATCCTTGGGGACAACATACTAGAGATACATATGAGTTATCGGATTTTTTTATAAATCATACTGGAAGCATAGATAGAATTAACAATGACTTATGGAGGATTCTTGATCTAATATTTGGTAATCCATACGTTACCCCAACTTTCGACGAATATTCTATGTTTATGGCATTTTCAGCATCATTAAGATCAGGAGACTTATCAAGACAAGTTGGGGCAGTATTAACTAAAGATAAAAATATTATTTCTACGGGTGCTAATGACGTCCCAAAATTTGGGGGAGGACTATACTGGCCAGAATATATAGATGGTGAAATAACAGATAGTGAAGATGGTAGAGATTATAAAGTCGGAGTTGATTCAAATGTAAAAGAAAAAAACATTATAATAGAAGATATTTTAAAAAATGTCGAATCTGAATACAGGGATGAATTAAAAAAACACTTATCTGAAAGTAAAATAAAATATATTACGGAATATGGTAGAGTAGTACATGCTGAAATGGAAGCAATTCTCGCATGTGCGCGAAGTAATATAAGTACATATGATGGTATTTTATATTGCACTACATTCCCATGTCATAACTGTGCCAAACATATCGTAGCAAGTGGTATAAAAAGAGTAGTCTATATCGAACCTTACCCTAAAAGTAAAGCTTTTGATTTCCATCCAGACTCAATATCAACACCAGATAAAAATCATATTAGTGAACGTGTGATTTTTGAGCCATTTGTTGGTGTAGGCCCGCGCTGTTTCTTCAATTTATTCTCAATAAGTTTAGGAATTGGTTATAAAATTAAAAGAAAAGATAATGATGGAAAAGTCGTAGAATGGGATAGGAGATCTGGCAAACTTAGAATGCAAATGCTACCATCATCTTATATTGAGCGAGAGTCCGTGTCGGCAGACATCGTAGCTAAACTGGCGGAGAAATTACAAAATGACCAATAA
- a CDS encoding NupC/NupG family nucleoside CNT transporter: MLQILHFLLALIAIAVLALLASHDRKNIKLRYIFQLLIIEIALAYFFLHSESGLGAIKYFAGLFESLMKFASIGTSFVFGGMNEQGLAFIFLNVLCPIIFVSALIGILQHFRILPLIIRVIGTLLSKVNGMGKLESFNAVSTLILGQSENFIAYKGIIADISPRRMYTMAATAMSTVSMSIVSAYMTMLEPKFVVTALILNMFSTFIVLSIINPYPVTEEPELKLNNLHEDQSFFEMLGEYILAGFKIAMIIAAMLIGFIAIISAINALFSTLFHISFQGVLGYLFYPLALLIGIPTQDALHAGSIMATKLVANEFVAMIELKKVAAEISPRGLGILSVFLVSFANFASIGIVAGAIKGLNEQQGNVVSRFGLKLVYGSTLVSLLSATIAGLVL, encoded by the coding sequence ATGTTGCAGATTCTGCATTTTCTTTTGGCATTGATTGCTATAGCAGTTTTGGCTTTACTGGCTAGCCATGATCGGAAAAACATCAAACTTCGTTATATTTTTCAGCTACTGATTATAGAGATTGCTCTGGCTTATTTCTTTTTACACTCGGAAAGTGGGTTAGGTGCAATAAAGTATTTTGCTGGATTATTCGAATCTTTGATGAAATTTGCTTCAATCGGCACCAGTTTTGTTTTTGGCGGGATGAATGAGCAAGGCCTGGCATTTATATTCCTCAACGTTCTTTGCCCAATTATTTTCGTATCAGCATTGATTGGTATTTTGCAGCATTTTCGTATATTACCCCTCATCATACGGGTGATAGGCACCCTGCTATCCAAAGTAAATGGCATGGGTAAACTAGAGTCATTCAATGCTGTGAGTACGTTGATTCTGGGGCAATCAGAGAATTTCATTGCCTATAAAGGCATTATCGCCGATATATCGCCACGCAGAATGTACACCATGGCAGCCACAGCAATGTCGACAGTCTCTATGTCAATTGTTAGTGCTTATATGACCATGCTAGAACCAAAATTTGTTGTAACAGCACTCATACTGAATATGTTTAGTACTTTTATTGTACTTTCAATTATTAATCCTTACCCCGTAACAGAGGAACCTGAGTTAAAACTAAATAACCTGCATGAAGACCAAAGCTTTTTTGAAATGCTTGGGGAATATATTCTGGCGGGATTTAAAATCGCGATGATAATAGCCGCAATGTTAATCGGGTTTATTGCCATTATTTCAGCGATTAATGCTTTATTTAGCACCTTATTCCATATCAGTTTCCAAGGAGTGCTGGGATATCTATTTTATCCACTGGCGCTATTAATTGGCATACCAACTCAAGATGCGTTGCATGCAGGAAGTATTATGGCGACCAAACTGGTAGCAAATGAGTTCGTTGCCATGATTGAGCTGAAAAAAGTGGCTGCCGAAATATCTCCACGAGGTTTGGGTATTCTTTCTGTATTTTTAGTCTCTTTTGCTAACTTTGCTTCTATTGGGATTGTCGCGGGAGCTATTAAAGGTCTGAATGAACAGCAGGGTAATGTGGTTTCACGATTTGGATTAAAGCTAGTGTATGGTTCAACTTTAGTTAGTTTACTTTCTGCAACCATTGCCGGGCTTGTTTTGTAA
- a CDS encoding crotonase/enoyl-CoA hydratase family protein: MNMINLPSCRSFTEAGHLSQISAYYEEGRNTLWMLLRAHPRPCFNLELIENIMTLAQAAKESKLPIDFWVTGSVVPNMFNVGGDLNFFAQMIKNRKREALMAYARACVDCVHAASRGFDTGAISIAMIEGSALGGGFEAALAHHFVLAQTTARMGFPEIAFNLFPGMGGYSLVARKAGMRVAEQLIWTGESHAAEWYESRGLVDKLFQPGDAYIATRTFIDTIRPKLNGMRAMVRVRQRVLQLTRSELMDITEDWVDSAFSIEPKDIAYIERLVMLQDRHTSGMPKAI, from the coding sequence ATGAATATGATTAATCTGCCTAGCTGCCGTTCATTTACCGAAGCCGGCCATTTATCTCAAATATCTGCTTATTACGAAGAAGGTCGCAATACTTTATGGATGTTACTTCGTGCCCATCCACGGCCTTGTTTTAACCTGGAGTTAATTGAAAATATTATGACATTGGCTCAGGCTGCTAAGGAGTCAAAATTACCGATAGATTTTTGGGTAACAGGCTCAGTCGTACCCAATATGTTTAATGTGGGGGGCGATCTAAACTTTTTCGCCCAAATGATTAAGAATCGTAAGCGCGAAGCGCTAATGGCATATGCTCGTGCTTGTGTCGATTGTGTTCACGCCGCTTCTCGCGGATTTGATACCGGTGCTATCTCTATTGCGATGATTGAAGGCAGCGCATTAGGTGGGGGATTTGAGGCGGCATTGGCTCATCATTTTGTGTTGGCACAGACAACCGCTAGGATGGGTTTTCCGGAGATTGCATTTAATTTATTTCCTGGCATGGGGGGGTATTCACTAGTCGCCAGAAAGGCAGGTATGAGGGTGGCAGAACAACTGATTTGGACCGGGGAATCTCACGCGGCTGAGTGGTATGAGAGCCGAGGGTTAGTTGATAAGCTATTTCAGCCTGGGGATGCTTATATTGCGACACGCACATTTATAGACACTATCAGGCCTAAGCTAAATGGTATGAGGGCGATGGTTCGAGTCCGGCAGCGCGTTTTACAATTAACACGATCTGAATTAATGGACATTACAGAAGACTGGGTTGACTCTGCATTTTCTATTGAGCCGAAAGATATCGCCTATATTGAAAGGCTGGTTATGCTGCAAGATAGGCATACTTCGGGGATGCCAAAAGCGATATAG
- a CDS encoding DUF3574 domain-containing protein — protein MSQCIQSFQYRAVLLAGIAAVGVLLSGCVDRTGQANTATIKASPSTCIKGEPMTQTTLYFGLNRPHGPVISATEWQSFVDNDVTSRFKDGLTVIDAKGQWLGNDGTVAKENSKALVLIHKADKETAIETLRARYKQQFAQESVMRVDAAVCVDF, from the coding sequence ATGAGTCAGTGTATTCAATCGTTCCAATATCGTGCGGTGCTCTTGGCTGGCATCGCAGCGGTTGGAGTATTACTCAGCGGTTGCGTTGATAGAACGGGTCAGGCAAACACAGCAACGATTAAAGCTTCCCCTTCCACCTGTATTAAAGGTGAGCCGATGACACAAACGACGCTCTATTTTGGTTTGAACCGGCCTCATGGCCCGGTTATTTCAGCCACTGAATGGCAGTCTTTTGTTGATAATGATGTGACCAGCCGTTTTAAAGATGGCCTGACAGTTATTGATGCTAAAGGGCAATGGTTAGGCAATGATGGCACTGTAGCTAAAGAAAACAGTAAGGCATTGGTACTTATCCATAAAGCTGACAAAGAAACTGCTATTGAAACCTTACGCGCCCGCTATAAACAACAGTTTGCGCAAGAATCGGTTATGCGGGTTGATGCTGCTGTTTGTGTTGATTTCTAG
- a CDS encoding MBL fold metallo-hydrolase — translation MQLTVLVDNNTLIDKYLTAEPGVCYHLKIDGKTYLFDTGYSDVFLRNAAILGIDISDIDSVIISHGHNDHSWGLIHLAQYLDRTNYPSVKKIKLVAHPNAFVPKYHEDKSIGANLPADSYPSFFERINQTGVYYLTDNLLFLGEIVRSNDFEGLHPIGKTINCCGHEVDDFVIDDSAIVYTSPEGIVIITGCSHSGICNIIDYAIKVTGDKRIRAVIGGFHLLNAETSTLTRTSDYFKQLNAQALYPCHCTDLKAKIALAGAVDIEEVGVGMVLNF, via the coding sequence ATGCAGTTAACTGTGCTGGTTGATAACAATACTCTAATAGATAAATATCTGACAGCCGAGCCAGGTGTCTGTTATCACCTTAAAATTGATGGGAAAACATACCTTTTTGATACAGGTTACTCTGACGTTTTTCTACGTAATGCGGCAATTCTGGGTATTGATATCAGCGATATCGATAGTGTAATTATCTCTCATGGTCATAATGATCATAGCTGGGGTTTAATCCACCTCGCTCAATATCTTGACCGGACCAACTACCCTAGCGTGAAGAAAATAAAGCTAGTGGCTCACCCCAATGCTTTTGTACCAAAATACCATGAAGATAAATCAATAGGTGCTAACTTACCGGCCGATAGTTACCCTTCATTTTTCGAACGGATTAATCAGACTGGTGTTTATTATCTTACTGATAATTTGCTCTTTTTAGGTGAGATAGTACGCAGTAATGATTTTGAAGGGCTGCATCCTATTGGAAAAACTATCAATTGTTGCGGTCATGAAGTTGACGATTTTGTCATAGATGACAGTGCAATAGTTTATACCAGCCCTGAGGGGATCGTGATTATTACCGGCTGCTCTCACTCTGGAATCTGCAATATTATTGATTATGCAATTAAAGTCACTGGCGATAAACGCATTCGGGCTGTTATTGGCGGGTTTCATCTATTAAATGCAGAAACATCTACCCTCACCAGAACATCCGACTATTTTAAGCAACTTAATGCACAAGCACTCTATCCCTGCCACTGTACTGACTTAAAAGCCAAAATAGCACTAGCCGGTGCGGTTGATATAGAAGAGGTGGGGGTTGGAATGGTACTTAATTTTTAA